The Coleofasciculus sp. FACHB-T130 genome segment CATGCTCAGATATAGCTGTAACTCCTCTGGCATGAGATATTGATCTAAGTCAGGGCGATCTGCTGGATCGAGATGACAGCAGGCTCCACATTGCTTAACACATCGCCAAGTCGGCATTGTTCCAAACCATCTTTCAAAAAGTTCTCGTCTCTTCAGTTTAGACGCGATAAATCGCGCCTTGAAGAGAGGTTTTTCCTTGCCAGCGGCAAGAAACGACTTTCTGAGGGTTTTTTGTCATTGTTTATACTTTTGTAAAGTTCTTTAAATAAAAGACGCGATCGCTGGGTAAGATTAGATGGCAAAATTTGCCAATTAGCTATTCAAATCAACACATTGTAAATACCCGTAGAAAGGCAGGACAAATGGAGATTTTCAGCGACTTGTTCAGCGGTTTGAGCAGCATCAACTGGGAAGTCATTGCTCAGCTAGGCTTTGTGGCGGTAATTATGCTTGCTGGCCCAGCAGTTATCTTCGTGCTGGCATTTCGAGGCGGCGACCTCTAAAAGACTGGCATTTTGACACAAAATCGTATTTTCAACGCAAAGTACCGCAAAGGATAGCGCAGAGTCTACGCGAAGAATGAGCAGATAGCTTTGCGTAACTTGGCAAATCCCTTTGCGTTACTTTGCCTTAAAAAATCTTATCTTGCTTTCTCAGAAAACTTAGGTATTTTTCCCC includes the following:
- a CDS encoding photosystem II reaction center protein Ycf12, which translates into the protein MFSGLSSINWEVIAQLGFVAVIMLAGPAVIFVLAFRGGDL